Part of the Saccharomonospora amisosensis genome is shown below.
CTCGTCGGCGCGGGAGCATGGGGACGGACGGTGCACGCCCCTGGCCTCGCCGACCACCCCGGCATGCGACTGACCGGCGTGTGGACCCGCCGACCCGACCCGGCAGCCGCACTCGCGGAGCGGTTCGGCACGCGGGTGTTCGGCTCCTTCGCCGAACTCCTCGACTCGGTGGACGCCGTCGCTTTCGCGGTACCGCCTTCGATACAGGCCGAACTCGCGCCGCAGGCGGCGGCAGCGGGCAAGCACCTGATCCTGGAGAGGCCGCTCGCCACCGACCTCGACGGCGCGCGCCGCATCGCCGACTCGGTCGGCGAGCACGGTGTGGTCGCGCTGATGATGCTCACCCTGCGCTACGCGCTACAGACTCGTGACTGGCTGGCCGGTCTGGCCGAGGTGGGCGGCTGGGCGGGCGGTAGCGCGCGCTGGCTTTCCGGCGCGCTGCTGGGCGAGGTGTATGGCAACTCGCCGTGGCGGCACGCCGAAGGCGCACTCGCCGACATCGGACCGCACGCCTTCGACCTGCTCGACGCCGCACTCGGCGAGATCACCTGCGTGCTCGCCGCCAGGCGCGACAGCAACGACCTGTGGCATGTGCTGCTCGAACATTCGGGTGGCGCGACAAGCACGGTGACCCTCACCAACCGGCTGCCGATACGACCGACGGTCGTAGAGTTCGCCGTGTACGGGGAACCTGGGTTCCGATCGCTGGCCGGGAAGCCGCACTCGCAGGCCGACTCCTACACCTCACTGCTCGACGACTTCGCCGCCATGGTCGCCAGCGCCACCCTGGACCACCCGTGCGACGTGCGCCGAGGGGTGCACCTGCAACGGGTGATCGCCGACTGCCTTCGTCGGCTGCCGTAACGGCGACACCGACCGTCGGCACCCTCGGCTCAGTCCTCGAACTTCCCGCGACGCCCGCGCTTGAGTTCTCCCCGCCGCTTCTTCGCCGAGATTCGCCGCTCCCGCGAACCCCTTGTGGGTTTCGTCGGGCGACGCTTGCGTGGGGGTGGAGCCGCGGCTTCCCGCAGCAGCGCGACGAGCCGCTCGCGGGCGGCCTGCCGGTTGGCCAGCTGTGCTCGGTGCTCGCTCGCAGCGATGGTGAGCACTCCGCCGCTCAACCGGTTGCCGAGGCGCGCGAGCAGCCGTGGCCGCAGGTCCTCAGGTACGGCGGGCGAGCGGGCGAGGTCGAACGAGAGTTCCACCCGCGATGAGGTGGTGTTGACGCCCTGCCCGCCTGGCCCGGAGGCGCGGGAAAACCGCTCTGTCAGCTCAGCGTCCGGGATGACCAGCCGCTTGCTGACTCGGAGGTCAGAACCGGGGGTGGTCACCGGTCAGCGTGGCCTTCGGGCCGTCGGGGTCATCGGCTGGCCGAACGTCACCGAGCACCCATGCGGGTACGTGCCGGGCGGTGAGCACGGCCAGCGCCCTGTCGACATCCTCCGGGGAGACAACGGCGACCATCCCGACGCCCATGTTGAAGGTACGTTCCATCTCCTGTGATTCCACCTTGCCCCGGTGCGCGATCAGCGCGAACACGGGCGCGGGTGTCCAGGTGTGCCGGTCGAGGTGGGCAACGAGGCCGCGCGGCAGCACACGGGCGAGGTTGGCCACCAGCCCGCCACCGGTGATGTGCGCGAACGTGCGCACCTCGGCCTCGGCCGCCAGCGCGAGGCAGTCCTTGGCGTAGATGCGGGTCGGCTCGAGCAACTCCTCGCCGAGCGTGCGTCCGAACTCCTCGACGTGCCCGTCCAGCGGCATCCGCGCGATGTCGAGCAGCACGTGACGAGCCAGCGAGTACCCGTTGGAGTGCAGCCCGGTCGAACCCATTGCGATGACGACATCACCGGGGCGCACCTTGGCCGGGCCGAGCACGTCGGCGGCATCCACCACACCGACCCCGGTGGCCGAGATGTCGTAGTCGTGCTCACCCATCATTCCCGGATGCTCGGCTGTCTCCCCGCCGAGCAACGCACAGCCTGCCTGCACACAGCCCTCGGC
Proteins encoded:
- a CDS encoding Gfo/Idh/MocA family protein, translating into MRARLGVGLVGAGAWGRTVHAPGLADHPGMRLTGVWTRRPDPAAALAERFGTRVFGSFAELLDSVDAVAFAVPPSIQAELAPQAAAAGKHLILERPLATDLDGARRIADSVGEHGVVALMMLTLRYALQTRDWLAGLAEVGGWAGGSARWLSGALLGEVYGNSPWRHAEGALADIGPHAFDLLDAALGEITCVLAARRDSNDLWHVLLEHSGGATSTVTLTNRLPIRPTVVEFAVYGEPGFRSLAGKPHSQADSYTSLLDDFAAMVASATLDHPCDVRRGVHLQRVIADCLRRLP
- the arfB gene encoding alternative ribosome rescue aminoacyl-tRNA hydrolase ArfB, which translates into the protein MTTPGSDLRVSKRLVIPDAELTERFSRASGPGGQGVNTTSSRVELSFDLARSPAVPEDLRPRLLARLGNRLSGGVLTIAASEHRAQLANRQAARERLVALLREAAAPPPRKRRPTKPTRGSRERRISAKKRRGELKRGRRGKFED
- the purM gene encoding phosphoribosylformylglycinamidine cyclo-ligase — translated: MSEPTSATYAAAGVDIDAGDHAVELLKPHTARAARPEVVGGVGGFAGLFSLKAGRWKEPLLAASTDGVGTKIAVARALDKHDTVGIDLVAMVVDDLVVTGAEPLFLQDYIAVGKVVPERVSSIVSGIAEGCVQAGCALLGGETAEHPGMMGEHDYDISATGVGVVDAADVLGPAKVRPGDVVIAMGSTGLHSNGYSLARHVLLDIARMPLDGHVEEFGRTLGEELLEPTRIYAKDCLALAAEAEVRTFAHITGGGLVANLARVLPRGLVAHLDRHTWTPAPVFALIAHRGKVESQEMERTFNMGVGMVAVVSPEDVDRALAVLTARHVPAWVLGDVRPADDPDGPKATLTGDHPRF